The sequence TCGTCGTGCGCCGCTCACACCGGAAGGCCCGGGTGCAGGCCGACCAGACGCCGCCCCCCACGGAGCCGCGCGCCACCGCCTGACGCACGGCCCGGCGGCGCTCAGGGCGCCTGGGACGCCGCCGCGTGGACGATGACGCCCGGCCCCTGGGCCAGGATGCCGTCGCCCTCGCTGTCCTCCACGGTGACCATGATGGCGAAGGTCGTCGTCTCCGACACCTCGGGCGCCACCCACGTGGGGTTGCGCGCAGTCGCGTCGCTGAAGGTACCCGCGGGCTCCGCGGGGAGCTGCTGCCATTGGAAGGTCATGGCGTCTCCGTCCGGGTCTTCGACCTCGAAGACGAAGGACACCACGCCCCCCGGCCCGACGACCTGCGGCGAAGGCCGAGGCCCCGTGGAGACCTTGGGAGCGTGATTGGCCCGGCAGGACACAGCGAGCCCCAACAGCACCAGCGCCCCGAACACTTTCGAGTACGAGTGAGACATGAACCGGCCCCTTTGGATGGTGGCGCCAGAGTAACGCGCCTGCATCGGGAGAGGTATTGCCCCACTGGCGTGCCACGAGCGCTCAGGGGCGCCCCAGCATGCGCAGCTTCTCCGCGCGCGACAGCCGCTTGATGGCGGCCTCCCGCCGGAGCGCCGCGCCGCGGTCCCCCGCGGCCTCGCTCCACACCAGGGTGACGGGCAGCCGCGCCCGCGTGTACGCCGCCCCGCGCCCCCGGCCATGGGTGGCCAGCCGGCGCTCCAGGTCGTTGGTGGCGCCGGTGTACAGCGTGCCGTCACGGCACCGCAGGATGTAGACAGTCCACGAGGGCGATTCGTCCGGCACGGCGTGCCGCACTCTACCGCCCCCGCGGACCGCCGTCTCACCCCGCGCCGTGAGGCTGGGCGCCCTGGAGCCGCGACCGCCGCGCCCCCGCCCGCCCCTCTCCGGGAACCCCCGCCCGCGCCATGACGCCGGACACCGGCGCCAGCGGATCTCCCCTCCAGGCCGCGAGGATGTGCTCCTCGCTGACCACCCCCAACAACCCTCCCCCTTCCCCCACCACGCCCAACAACCGCACCTGGTGCCGCTCCATCTTCCGAAGGGCCGCCAAAAGGGTATCCGTGGGAAAAACGGTGGCGAAAAGGGAGGACCACATTTCCTTCCAAGCCGGTTTCCGCCGCAATGCCACCTCCTTCGAGTCGTTGCCTACATCTCCCTGCAACAGTCCTGCCGGGCGGGTGCTTGCTCACCAATGAACACGGCATGGCCCCGCGGTCCGGCTTAGACTGGCGACGTGACTCGTCGACAGGTGGCACGGTTGGGTCGGATGGCGGACCTCTTTTCGCGAACGATGGTGCGCGGGAAGGAGGGGCTGCTGACGCTCACCTTCCGCCCGGACGAGCTGTACCGGGTGCCCACGGACGACGGGGCCTCCATTGCCCTGGGCCGCTACCACGCCCGAGGCGAGAAGCGCTTCGCCCAGCCCGTCATCCTCTGCCACGGGTTGGGGGCCAACCGCTTCCACATGGACTTCGACGAGCAGTACAGCCTGGCCCGCTACCTGGCCCGGTCCGGCTTCGAAACGTGGGTGCTGGAGCTGCGGGGCCGGGGGCTGGCGGGCGACTGCCCGGATTTCAACTTCGATGACCAGGCCGAGCATGACGTGCGCACGGCGGTGCGTACCGTCCTGTCCACAGGTGCGAAGGAAGTGCTCTGGGTTGGTCATTCCAAGGGCGGGCTGATGCTCTATGCCCACCTGGCGAAGACGCCGCAGGCGCCCGTGCGGGCGGCCGTCACCCTGGGCAGCCCCTTCACCTTCGCGGTGCAGCCGGGCCTGCGCACCTTCATCCAGAAGGTGGAGCCGGTGCTGAAGCTGCGGGTCATCCCCACCAGCCGCGTCACCAGCATCGCCCTGTTCGGCGCGCCGCCGGGGCCCATGAGCCGCTACATGATGCTGGCGGAGAACATGGAGACGGAGGTGGTGCGGCGCGCGCTGGCCAACGTGCCCGCGGACATCGCCGGCGGCGTGGGGCGCCAGTTCGCGCGGTGGATCACCACCAACCGCTTCACGTCCTACAACGGCGAGTTCGACTACCGCGAGTCCCTGTCCCGGGTGACCATCCCCTTCCTGCTGCTGGCGGGCAGCAAGGACCTGCTGGCCCCACCCATGGCGGTGGCGCGCGCCAAGGAGTACCTGGGCGGGCCGGTGAAGGTCCTCGTCGCCGGCAAGGCCCACGGCTTCGGGGCGGACTACGGGCACGCGGACCTGGTCCTGGGCCGCCGGGCCCCGGACGAAATCTTCCCCCTGGTGGAGGCGTTCCTCTCCGCACACGCGACGCAGCCGTAGGCCCGGTGAGGTTGTCCGGCCCTGCCCGGCGTGCTACCGGAACGGGCCTCGCGCCATGACTGACGGCTTGCCAATCTGGAGCCCTCCCCCTCACGAGGCCCCGCGCATGCGCTTTTCTCCCACCCGCGCCTTCCTGGTCCCACTCGCCATCGCCCTGGCCGCGGGGGTGGGCATGCCCGCCTGCACCAAGCCCGTGATGGAGACGCCGGAGGCCCTGGTGGTCGCCAGCGTCAACGGCGAGGTGCTCAGCCGGGCGGACTTCGAACAGGAGCTGTGGCGCGAGCTGGCGCTGACGGACATGTCCCAGCGCACCTTGGAGGACGTGGAGCCCTTCAAGCGCGCGCTCCTCGACACGTACATCCACCGGATGCTGCTGCTGCAGGAGGCTCGCAAGCACAACATCACCGTCACCCCGGAGGAGGTGGACCGGGGGGTGCTGCGGCTGTCCGGGGACTATCCGGCGGGCAACTTCAACGAGGTCCTGGCCCAGGGGCAGCTCTCCATGGCGGAGCTGCGCTCGCGGGAAGCAAGCCGGCTGACCATCGAGAAGCTGTTCGCCAGCCACGTCTATTCGCGCGTGGCGGTGACGGAAGAAGAACTGCGGGCCTGGTACGGCGCGCACGAGAAGGACTTCCACGAGCCCGAGCAGGTCCACGCCGCGCAAATCGTGGTGAAGGGCCTGGACGAGGCACGGCGGCTGCAAACCCAGCTCAAGTCCGGCAAGAAGTTCGCGGACCTGGCGCGCAGGTATTCGCTCAGCGCGGACGCCAAGGTGGGGGGCGACCTGGGGTTCTTCCCCCGGGGGCAGATGCCGCCCGCCTTCGACGAGGTGGTATTCAAGCTGGGGGTGGGGCAGGTTTCGGACGTGGTGTCCACCGAGTACGGCTTCCACCTGTTCCGCGTGCTGGAGCGCAAGCCGGCGCGCAAGCGGGAGTTCGTGGAAGTCCGTTCGCTGGTGGAGGGCAAGCTGCTGGAGCAGAAGCGGTCGCAGGCGCAGGAGACGTTCGAACAGGAGCTGCGGCAGAAGGCGCAGGTCCAGGTGAACGAGGCCACGTTGCAGGCCATCCGCGGGCGTCCGGCGCCTCAGCAGGCGACGGCGGAGTGACGACGAAATCGAAGACCGGGGCGGCGGTTGGACGCGCCCGGGGTGGTACGGAAGGATGGCGGGAATGAAGAAGCTGGTGGCGGCAATCGCGGCGGTGGCGCTCCTGGGGAGCGGCGGGGCGGCGCACGCGGAGCTGGTGGACAAGGTGGCCGCGGTGGTGAACCGCGACATCATCGCGCTGTCCGAGGTGCAGCAGCGCGCGGCGCCGGAGATGGCCCGCGTCAACGACCCGGATCCGCGCAAGCGCGGCGAGCAGCGGCTGCAGCTGATGAAGACGGCCCTGGACACCCTCATCGGCGAGAAGCTGATGGAGTCCGAAATCGCGCAGCTGGGCATCACCGCCACCGAGGCGGAGGTGGATGAGCTGGTGGCGGACGTGCGCCAGCAGAACAACATCACCGACCCCGCGCAGTTCGAGCAGCTCCTGCTGGGTGAAGGCCTCACCATGGCCACCTACCGGGAC is a genomic window of Myxococcus virescens containing:
- a CDS encoding GIY-YIG nuclease family protein, encoding MRHAVPDESPSWTVYILRCRDGTLYTGATNDLERRLATHGRGRGAAYTRARLPVTLVWSEAAGDRGAALRREAAIKRLSRAEKLRMLGRP
- a CDS encoding alpha/beta fold hydrolase, producing MADLFSRTMVRGKEGLLTLTFRPDELYRVPTDDGASIALGRYHARGEKRFAQPVILCHGLGANRFHMDFDEQYSLARYLARSGFETWVLELRGRGLAGDCPDFNFDDQAEHDVRTAVRTVLSTGAKEVLWVGHSKGGLMLYAHLAKTPQAPVRAAVTLGSPFTFAVQPGLRTFIQKVEPVLKLRVIPTSRVTSIALFGAPPGPMSRYMMLAENMETEVVRRALANVPADIAGGVGRQFARWITTNRFTSYNGEFDYRESLSRVTIPFLLLAGSKDLLAPPMAVARAKEYLGGPVKVLVAGKAHGFGADYGHADLVLGRRAPDEIFPLVEAFLSAHATQP
- a CDS encoding CBS domain-containing protein, with amino-acid sequence MWSSLFATVFPTDTLLAALRKMERHQVRLLGVVGEGGGLLGVVSEEHILAAWRGDPLAPVSGVMARAGVPGEGRAGARRSRLQGAQPHGAG
- a CDS encoding peptidylprolyl isomerase, coding for MRFSPTRAFLVPLAIALAAGVGMPACTKPVMETPEALVVASVNGEVLSRADFEQELWRELALTDMSQRTLEDVEPFKRALLDTYIHRMLLLQEARKHNITVTPEEVDRGVLRLSGDYPAGNFNEVLAQGQLSMAELRSREASRLTIEKLFASHVYSRVAVTEEELRAWYGAHEKDFHEPEQVHAAQIVVKGLDEARRLQTQLKSGKKFADLARRYSLSADAKVGGDLGFFPRGQMPPAFDEVVFKLGVGQVSDVVSTEYGFHLFRVLERKPARKREFVEVRSLVEGKLLEQKRSQAQETFEQELRQKAQVQVNEATLQAIRGRPAPQQATAE